Part of the Paramisgurnus dabryanus chromosome 21, PD_genome_1.1, whole genome shotgun sequence genome, CCTTTAGCCCCCAGTTAGCACAGTGACAAAGTATCTGGTATTCTAGCACCTACAGAAACATCAGGGAAGATTCGCAGAGTATGTTCATGCAGGAAAGTCACAATCAGTCTTGTGGACGCCGTCACTACTTGAACAATATACAACCCCCCTACCACATCCCAAACAAAAGTCAATGTCCTAACAAAAAGGTCCGGAATAGTGAAGAAAGCTGACAGGAGAAAAGAGGTTCCTCAGACGATCCTTGTCAGTTTGTCAAACTTAAAATGTTCCAAGGACATGCGTGTGACTCTTCTGCTGATCTCTGGGAGTCCTCGGCTGATCACAGCTGCTTGTCGCTCTCTTTCTTCAACCGGCTGAAACGGAACAGACggaaaaaatttacatttacgcataAGGCAAATGCttggtatacatttttttttatcagcatgCATTCTTACCTATAATAGTCCTCTTGTCCCGGCAGAGGTCCTCCGTGCATGTGGTGATGACCGTGTAGCCACTGCTGCTCCATGGCCAGTCTCTGTAACTCTGCAGACTGTGCATGCATGGCCTGCAGCTGGTGTGCCGCTGACATGGGTGGCGGTAGCCCGCCTGGCATATCTCTGGGATACGGACCACCTACCAGAAAACACAACATGGTTATTGACTGAACCAAGTACAAAGTCATACATGCTCACTTATGTGTCGAAGTCTTACCGAACACAGGGTGTCGAAGCATCTCTTGTTCGTGGGGATGCTGTCCGAGCAGTGGGTTGGGGATGGCTCCGGGCGGGTAAGGGAATCGGGCGAGGTGCGGTCCGGCTGCCAGCGGGTCTACGAGGGGGTGTCCCCCAGAACCTGGAGGGCATACAAGACATTCACCACCACCTACTCCGTGTCAGTAGCTTTTTGCAAGGGTTCATAGTCATCATCAcataaaacatcacatttttgtgaccctgtctgtaaaaagCCAGCTGAAAGACTGCCTACATATGATCATCATACATATAGTCTGTTTAgatataactttgatatctgtaatattgactgagtaaggattgaaatcaaactttgatgttcCTACACTCATAataagattatgagactttaacctggatttcaaaGGCAGGGTCACGTACGTACATACTACTGAAAGCATTGACATTCAAAAGTAACATCAAagcttaaagagatagttcacccaaaaatgaaaataatgccATTCATgacgttccaaactcgtaagacttCCGTTCACCTTCGGAActcagtttaagatgttttatatttagtccaagAGCTTGTTGActcttcattgaaaatctatcatgtccagaaaggtaataaaaacatcatcaaagtagtccatgtgacatcagtgggtcagttacaatgtgttgaagcatcgaaaatacattttggtccaaaaacaacaaaaattacgactttattaaGCATTGCCTTCTCTTCCAGGTCTGTTGTGAAGCGTACACGCAAGACTAAAGtcatgtgactgcagtgacgcgacTGACGTGTGCGCCCCAACTGTTTTTTTTGGTGCGCCTGGGCTTCGTTtgcagtctgagggagacgcacgctgtaagtcTGAAAAAAAACCCTTTTCAAACATGtttgaggataacacgtcatccgcgtcactgcagtcacatgaCATTAGTCTCACGTATGCGCTTACAACAGACAcaaaagagaagacaatgctgaataaaatcgtattttttatttttgaaccaaattttcgatgcttcaacacattctaactacGTCACATGGACTACattaatgatgtttttattacctttctggacatggataGTATACCGTatatagattttcaatgaagggtcaacaagctctcagactaaatctaaaacatcttaaactgtctgaagatgaacggaggtcttacgagtttagaacaacatgagggtgaatcattaatgacatcattttcattttttggtgaacaatccctttaatgcaattacagtttttcatatttatgttttaaagcaaacaAGCTTGTGAAATTAATGAAACATGCTAAAATGTTAAATACATAGCTCACaatagtaaaaatatttaatacaacAACATTTATTTTCAGAATGGTATAAGACTTAGTATAGCTTGTTAACAAAAACATACAACACACATAGAAAACAGAATGAGAATTTCCTCACCTTGATGCAATGGGTCCTGTTGGTGCAGGTGTAGGTGTGAATGGATGTGCGAGTGCTGATGGTGGTGTGGCGTCACATTGTACATCTGCAGCCGCTGTATGTGATCGTTAGCCACAGAAGCCATTCGTTCGGCATGTAGCCTCTCGGCTAGCCGATCGGGGTAGCCCATCTCAGGCCGCAACTGAGGTCCGGACAACGCCAGCCGCTCCCTCTCCAGCGGGTTCAGACCGGGGTGAAAGGTGGCAAATGGATGAGGGCCAGCCATGGGAGGGAGACCGATAGGCCCGTGCCGGGCAAAGTGCTCCATTGGGTTAGCGGAAGGATGCAAACCGTCCAATTCTGGAGGTTTGACCTCAAAGCCAGGCTTCATCCTCTCCATCCTGAGCTCTCTCTCTCGGATCTCCCGCTCTCGGATCTCTCTGTCCCTAAACTCGCGTTCGCGCATTCCGGGATCCGCGTTGTATAGGCCAGGCATGTGATAGGCCAGGAGAGGGTCTGAGGGATTGAGCGAAACAAAGAACGGATGATTGCGGTTGGTGGGCGACATGACGTGGGGCCGGGCGTATTCGCTGAGCGTCCGCAGGGCGGGCGTGTCGGGGCCGATGTACGGGGGCACAGTGGCGATGGTGGTGGGTGGTGGATCGAAGGGCGTTCGCACGTGAGCCGATCCTGGCATCTGAGGATCACCCATGCGACCCTCGTGGGAAGAACTGGATGCCTTCTGCATGGAGAGAAAGAGTGGATGTTAAGAAATGAGCAATGTGCAGAATTcttaacaaaataaattaaCCCCCAACTTACGGCAGCTCTCTCCGCTTCTTTTTCTCTCTCCcgctccctctctctctccttttcccgctctctctctttctctttttcttctCGTGCTTTTTGTTCAGCTTCCCTCTTGGCTTTCTCCAGTGCCTCCTCCCTTTTCTTTGCCAGTTTCGATGAGGCCAGGGGTGTGAAGTAGAAGTCTGTTCTGGCACATGTGTTGTAACCTCGGTCCAGATACTTGTAGAACCTGCAAAACAGAATAGACATGTAGATCATTACTTCAGCACCTCTACAAAAATTTAGAGAATAATTTTATAACAAGTCATTTTACAGCGTGAAAGTCTTTATTGTTATGTGACAAAAACATTATGGCAAGTGCAGAAATCTTCCTGCAGGCCATTTGAGGCAACGCAATTACTTTGTGACATATAAATAACCTCTGGCATGTGCTGTTATTTATTCTACGCTAAAGCCACTCGATCAGTCTTTTTAATCGTAAGTGCCATAATGAACTGCTACCTTTGTGCATTAGTGACCTTATTGCTATTCACCGCAAGCAAATGTGAGACAAGGCCACAACAGCTCTACAAAGACATACTCAGTTTTGATGGAGGCATTCGCTGCTATGTTGCAGTCATTAATCTATGCTCTGTACGCTTGATGACTGCCGAGCGCCAAAAAAGCTGATGCAGGTGCATTGCACACTAACACGAGCGTACTTTGTATGCTAAGCAAAAACTAGTCAACTTGCAGTGAAGGTGTGCGTGTTATGTACCGTGCTGACTGGCTGGCGTGACTTGGAGTGTTGACGACGGTGGGTGGAGGTGAAGGGCTCCTCTGTGGAGGTGGAGGACTTTCCGGTTCCTCCGTCTCATCTAGAGGCTCCTCTTTAATTTGTACAGGTGGCACAGTGGAGGGTCCCGAGCAGGGCGTGCTGCTGACCGACGCGGGCAGCGGCATGGATATGGAGGATGACGGTGGCTGTTGCAGCGTAGGCATGGAACTCGTTGCAGAAGATGGAATGGCGGAGGGTGACACGACGGGCGAGCTGCCTGGCATGAAGGaatgaggaggaggaggagggaaGGGCGGTTGAGAAGGTGCTGAATGAGAAGTCGAAGGAAGAGGAGGAGCCGGAGGAGGCACCTGACTTCCTGTAGCTGGCAGGTTTTGGGACTGGGTGAGTATTGGAGGTTGGACTGGTGGAGGTTGGAGCTGCTGGTTTTGCGACATGAGTTGCAATGGAGGCGGATGGGCGGGGGGAGGATGGTGCGTGGATAGAGAGCTGAGGGGCTTTAAGGCTGGCGGTGGGGGGAGATTGGAAGGCATTTGTGGGAATGGAGGGTGGTTTGAATGTTTGTGTGATTGAGGGTTCGAAATCTGTGGGATAGGAGTGGTAGGTGGAGGTTTGATGTGGGGCATGGGCAATGGCGCTGGCGGTAAGGGCTGCTCTCTGGGAGGCTGGCTGCTGCTTTGTGAGGAGGTCTGAGATTGGGATGGAGGGGTGTGAGGTCGCTGCGCCTGACTCGAAAGAGGTGAAGGAGGCACCTGAGACTGACCCATTGGGAAGGGCTGAGGGGGTAAAGCATGAGGGTGAGGCATGTGTGATGGCCCTGCCTGCAGAGGGTGGCCCATGGGCGGCATGGGGCCGTGTAGTGGAGGCTGCAAGGACTGAGGGCCGGACTGAGAAGGTGGTGGGGGCTGAGGTATGCCCTGCAGAGGGGAATGGGGTGAGGGTAACCTTTGCACCCCTGACTGGATGAGAGCGAGCGGACCCGCTGGAGGTATCTGCTGAGGTGGCATGGAGGTGGTGGGGGGAATCGAGGGGGATGACTGGGAAGATAGTGAAGGTGCGCCTGAGGTTGGAGGTGTGGATGCTGCAGCCGATGGGGGTGGAGCTGGGGGTAGAGCTCCTGTCTGACACTGGATAACTGGAGGATGCTGGCCCTGGAGGATCTGCTGCTGCTGCGCA contains:
- the rerea gene encoding arginine-glutamic acid dipeptide repeats protein isoform X3, which translates into the protein MDDLFSPRRRLNSTQGEIRVGPSHQAKLPELQPFPSPGGQTVTENEELVWMPGVNDCDLLMYLRAARSMAAFAGMCDGGSTEDGCLAASRDDTTLNALNTLHESSYDAGKALQRLVKKPVPKLIEKCWSEDEVKRFIKGLRQYGKNFFRIRKELLPNKETGELITFYYYWKKTPEAASCRAHRRHRRQPVFRRIKTRTASTPVNTPSRPPSSEFLDLSSASEDDFDSEDSEQELKGYACRHCFTTTSKDWHHGGRENILLCTDCRIHFKKYGELPPIEKPVDPPPFMFKPVKEEDDGLSGKHSMRTRRNRGSMSTLRSGRKKQTASPDGRASPTNEDLRSSGRTSPSAASTSSTDSKTDSMKKPSKKIKEEAPSPMKSVKRQREKGASDTEESERTSAKKSKTQELSRPDSPSECEGEGEGESSDGRSVNDEGSSDPKDIDQDNRSSSPSIPSPRDNESDSDSSAQQQQILQGQHPPVIQCQTGALPPAPPPSAAASTPPTSGAPSLSSQSSPSIPPTTSMPPQQIPPAGPLALIQSGVQRLPSPHSPLQGIPQPPPPSQSGPQSLQPPLHGPMPPMGHPLQAGPSHMPHPHALPPQPFPMGQSQVPPSPLSSQAQRPHTPPSQSQTSSQSSSQPPREQPLPPAPLPMPHIKPPPTTPIPQISNPQSHKHSNHPPFPQMPSNLPPPPALKPLSSLSTHHPPPAHPPPLQLMSQNQQLQPPPVQPPILTQSQNLPATGSQVPPPAPPLPSTSHSAPSQPPFPPPPPHSFMPGSSPVVSPSAIPSSATSSMPTLQQPPSSSISMPLPASVSSTPCSGPSTVPPVQIKEEPLDETEEPESPPPPQRSPSPPPTVVNTPSHASQSARFYKYLDRGYNTCARTDFYFTPLASSKLAKKREEALEKAKREAEQKAREEKEKEREREKEREREREREKEAERAAKASSSSHEGRMGDPQMPGSAHVRTPFDPPPTTIATVPPYIGPDTPALRTLSEYARPHVMSPTNRNHPFFVSLNPSDPLLAYHMPGLYNADPGMREREFRDREIREREIRERELRMERMKPGFEVKPPELDGLHPSANPMEHFARHGPIGLPPMAGPHPFATFHPGLNPLERERLALSGPQLRPEMGYPDRLAERLHAERMASVANDHIQRLQMYNVTPHHHQHSHIHSHLHLHQQDPLHQGSGGHPLVDPLAAGPHLARFPYPPGAIPNPLLGQHPHEQEMLRHPVFGGPYPRDMPGGLPPPMSAAHQLQAMHAQSAELQRLAMEQQWLHGHHHMHGGPLPGQEDYYSRLKKESDKQL
- the rerea gene encoding arginine-glutamic acid dipeptide repeats protein isoform X2 — its product is MTAEKEKDKERERDRDRDRDREKRDKTRESESSRPRRSCTLEGGAKNYAESEHSEDDDNETPGAATTEEGTKKGKKKLPKKKSRYERTENGEITSFITEDDVVYRPGDCVYIESRRPNTPYFICSIQDFKLSKRDHLLMNVKWYYRQSEVPDSVYQHLVQDRNNENDSGRELVITDPVVKSRELFISDYVDTYHAAALRGKCNISHFSDIFAAREFKARSDSFFYILGYNPETRRLNSTQGEIRVGPSHQAKLPELQPFPSPGGQTVTENEELVWMPGVNDCDLLMYLRAARSMAAFAGMCDGGSTEDGCLAASRDDTTLNALNTLHESSYDAGKALQRLVKKPVPKLIEKCWSEDEVKRFIKGLRQYGKNFFRIRKELLPNKETGELITFYYYWKKTPEAASCRAHRRHRRQPVFRRIKTRTASTPVNTPSRPPSSEFLDLSSASEDDFDSEDSEQELKGYACRHCFTTTSKDWHHGGRENILLCTDCRIHFKKYGELPPIEKPVDPPPFMFKPVKEEDDGLSGKHSMRTRRNRGSMSTLRSGRKKQTASPDGRASPTNEDLRSSGRTSPSAASTSSTDSKTDSMKKPSKKIKEEAPSPMKSVKRQREKGASDTEESERTSAKKSKTQELSRPDSPSECEGEGEGESSDGRSVNDEGSSDPKDIDQDNRSSSPSIPSPRDNESDSDSSAQQQQILQGQHPPVIQCQTGALPPAPPPSAAASTPPTSGAPSLSSQSSPSIPPTTSMPPQQIPPAGPLALIQSGVQRLPSPHSPLQGIPQPPPPSQSGPQSLQPPLHGPMPPMGHPLQAGPSHMPHPHALPPQPFPMGQSQVPPSPLSSQAQRPHTPPSQSQTSSQSSSQPPREQPLPPAPLPMPHIKPPPTTPIPQISNPQSHKHSNHPPFPQMPSNLPPPPALKPLSSLSTHHPPPAHPPPLQLMSQNQQLQPPPVQPPILTQSQNLPATGSQVPPPAPPLPSTSHSAPSQPPFPPPPPHSFMPGSSPVVSPSAIPSSATSSMPTLQQPPSSSISMPLPASVSSTPCSGPSTVPPVQIKEEPLDETEEPESPPPPQRSPSPPPTVVNTPSHASQSARFYKYLDRGYNTCARTDFYFTPLASSKLAKKREEALEKAKREAEQKAREEKEKEREREKEREREREREKEAERAAKASSSSHEGRMGDPQMPGSAHVRTPFDPPPTTIATVPPYIGPDTPALRTLSEYARPHVMSPTNRNHPFFVSLNPSDPLLAYHMPGLYNADPGMREREFRDREIREREIRERELRMERMKPGFEVKPPELDGLHPSANPMEHFARHGPIGLPPMAGPHPFATFHPGLNPLERERLALSGPQLRPEMGYPDRLAERLHAERMASVANDHIQRLQMYNVTPHHHQHSHIHSHLHLHQQDPLHQGSGGHPLVDPLAAGPHLARFPYPPGAIPNPLLGQHPHEQEMLRHPVFGGPYPRDMPGGLPPPMSAAHQLQAMHAQSAELQRLAMEQQWLHGHHHMHGGPLPGQEDYYSRLKKESDKQL
- the rerea gene encoding arginine-glutamic acid dipeptide repeats protein isoform X1, with the protein product MTAEKEKDKERERDRDRDRDREKRDKTRESESSRPRRSCTLEGGAKNYAESEHSEDDDNETPGAATTEEGTKKGKKKLPKKKSRYERTENGEITSFITEDDVVYRPGDCVYIESRRPNTPYFICSIQDFKLSKRDHLLMNVKWYYRQSEVPDSVYQHLVQDRNNENDSGRELVITDPVVKSRELFISDYVDTYHAAALRGKCNISHFSDIFAAREFKARSDSFFYILGYNPETRRLNSTQGEIRVGPSHQAKLPELQPFPSPGGQTVTENEELVWMPGVNDCDLLMYLRAARSMAAFAGMCDGGSTEDGCLAASRDDTTLNALNTLHESSYDAGKALQRLVKKPVPKLIEKCWSEDEVKRFIKGLRQYGKNFFRIRKELLPNKETGELITFYYYWKKTPEAASCRAHRRHRRQPVFRRIKTRTASTPVNTPSRPPSSEFLDLSSASEDDFDSEDSEQELKGYACRHCFTTTSKDWHHGGRENILLCTDCRIHFKKYGELPPIEKPVDPPPFMFKPVKEEDDGLSGKHSMRTRRNRGSMSTLRSGRKKQTASPDGRASPTNEDLRSSGRTSPSAASTSSTDSKTDSMKKPSKKIKEEAPSPMKSVKRQREKGASDTEESERTSAKKSKTQELSRPDSPSECEGEGEGESSDGRSVNDEGSSDPKDIDQDNRSSSPSIPSPRDNESDSDSSAQQQQILQGQHPPVIQCQTGALPPAPPPSAAASTPPTSGAPSLSSQSSPSIPPTTSMPPQQIPPAGPLALIQSGVQRLPSPHSPLQGIPQPPPPSQSGPQSLQPPLHGPMPPMGHPLQAGPSHMPHPHALPPQPFPMGQSQVPPSPLSSQAQRPHTPPSQSQTSSQSSSQPPREQPLPPAPLPMPHIKPPPTTPIPQISNPQSHKHSNHPPFPQMPSNLPPPPALKPLSSLSTHHPPPAHPPPLQLMSQNQQLQPPPVQPPILTQSQNLPATGSQVPPPAPPLPSTSHSAPSQPPFPPPPPHSFMPGSSPVVSPSAIPSSATSSMPTLQQPPSSSISMPLPASVSSTPCSGPSTVPPVQIKEEPLDETEEPESPPPPQRSPSPPPTVVNTPSHASQSARFYKYLDRGYNTCARTDFYFTPLASSKLAKKREEALEKAKREAEQKAREEKEKEREREKEREREREREKEAERAAKASSSSHEGRMGDPQMPGSAHVRTPFDPPPTTIATVPPYIGPDTPALRTLSEYARPHVMSPTNRNHPFFVSLNPSDPLLAYHMPGLYNADPGMREREFRDREIREREIRERELRMERMKPGFEVKPPELDGLHPSANPMEHFARHGPIGLPPMAGPHPFATFHPGLNPLERERLALSGPQLRPEMGYPDRLAERLHAERMASVANDHIQRLQMYNVTPHHHQHSHIHSHLHLHQQDPLHQGGGECLVCPPGSGGHPLVDPLAAGPHLARFPYPPGAIPNPLLGQHPHEQEMLRHPVFGGPYPRDMPGGLPPPMSAAHQLQAMHAQSAELQRLAMEQQWLHGHHHMHGGPLPGQEDYYSRLKKESDKQL